The genomic stretch AGTTCCTGAGGGAGCGACTTCAACATGTATAGGAAGCTTCATATGAGCGGCTGCCATTCTCACGATTTCTCCTGGTATAGTCGCGGAAAAAAGCATTGTCTGCCTGTTTCGCGGAACAAATTTAAGAATTTTTTCGATCTGCGGCAGAAATCCCATATCAAGCATACGATCCGCCTCATCCAAGACCAGGACATTTACATCAGCCAAAAGAACTGTGCGCCGCTCCATATGATCGACAAGGCGTCCGGGAGTAGCGACCAGAATACGCGGGTTTTTTCTCAGTGCCTTCAGCTGCAGCTGCATGGATGCGCCGCCTATAATAACAGCTGTCTTTATGCCAAACGACGAGGCGATCTTCTGAAACGTCTCGTTAACCTGAACAGCAAGTTCCCTGGTAGGCGCAAGAATCAGCGCGCGGCCCTTTCTCTGGGAAAGACGCTGTATAATAGGAATAGCAAAGGCAAGTGTCTTGCCAGTACCAGTCTGCGCAACTCCTATAATATCTTTACCTTCTATGGCAGTGGGTATGGTTTTATGTTGGATCGGCGTAGGGACTGTGAATTTCATTTGATCCAGTATATCGAGTATTCTAGGGGCAATCCCAAGTCCGTAAAAAGAAGTATTTGTCTGGCGTAACGGTTGTGTCATTATGGTCTATGATAACACGTTTGGATGGTATTGTATATAACTATTAGGTTATAGTCTCTTGCTTAAGAATATCTAAATATTCTTTGTAGACAAATAATTTGTTTCGTTCTTTTCCTGTTATCTCACTTAGTACATCAATTTTTGTAAGTTTCATGCATACATCGCTTGCTGTGGGAAATGTTATATTCATAATCTTAGCTATATCTTTTATAGAAACAATTGGTCTATCAAAAAGCTTCTCGTAAAAAATAGCTGCCTTTGATGATTCTTTATAAGTCTCGATAACCATTTTTTTGTCTTTATCTTTTAGATTTATTATTTTAGTCGACGTCTTGCAGGCTTCTTCAGCTACACTTGCAACACCTCGTAAAAAGAATTTAATCCAGGATTCAAAGTCACCTTTTTCCCTTACCGCCATAAGGCGGTCATAATATTCTAAACGATTTTGTTTGAAGTAATGACTCAAATAAAGCAATGGCTTTTTTAGAATTTTTTTATGGCATAAAAAAAATGTTATAAGGAGTCTGCCTATCCGACCGTTGCCGTCTAAAAATGGATGTATTGTTTCGAATTGATAGTGCATGAGCCCACATTCGGCCAACAAGGGATAGCTGAGCTGAGAGTGCATATATTTTTCTAAGTCTCCTAATGCTTGTGTCATTTCGTGTGGTGGCGGTGGTACAAATCTAGCATTGCTTAACGTGCATCCTTTTGGGCCTATCCAATTTTGAGTTTTTCTCAACTCACCTGGCGCCCTATCTCCTCCTCTAACACCATGCATAAGCTCTGTATGTATCTCTTTAATTAGCCTAAGAGAAAGCGGCAGCTCTTCTATTTTCTTTAAACCATAATTCATTGCTTTAACATAATTGACAACTTCGGTTACATCATTTAGAAGCTTTTTTGGTTTATTTCCAGACTCATATTCCAGAACATCTTCCAAAGAGGCCTCAGTTCCCTCTATCTGAGAACTCAATACTGCTTCTTTCCTCACATACATTGCCACAAATAAATTAGGATTTGGCAAAGCCTCTGATATGCCTGAAAGACGGCCAACCGCGGTATCTGCTCTTGAAAGCGCGTCTATTGTTTCTTTATCAAAGATTAATTGTGGCTTGGGGGGCAGAGGATTTGGAATAAAAGCTTTATATTTATTTGGCTGGCTTATATTTATTCCTGCTCTTTTCGTGTCCATAACAGTTACAAGTATACACTCTTATTAAAGAAATGTCAAGTTTTCTTTAATTAATTCTGATGTTATTAAAATTGGCTTTAATAAAGAGAGGGCTTTGGTAATTTTATTAAAGGTTTTCAGATTATTCTTTAATAAAATTTACTGGCTTGCCATCCGTAGCATGCTACGAAGATTCACCACATTTGAGCGTAGGATGGCGGAGAGGGAAGGATTCTCGTAAGGGGGTTTTTGTAACTTGTTGTAGTTTAACGAGTTATGGACTTAAGTCCTTGATTGACAAGGGGTTAGACTTTCTATATAGTTCACTTTAGTTCACTCTATTACTCTGTATATTCTCTTTAGTTGGGCACCATTTGGGCACCACTAAGGCAGGAAATTGTGAATGGAGACAGGATTACAAAAACAGACTTTAATGGTTACAGCGAGGTCAACACAATATTTAAAAGTTGAAGGTATAAACATCGTCTTCCAGCAATCCCATCTTGCCTGTAGCAGGCTCAATAATAATAAGACGTCGCGTGTGGTCAAATCTGTTCAATGTGAGCAACATAAGAGCGTATCGATCGCCTGGCAACCAACTTAGAGCTGAAACCCTATCCCCCACTCCTTTCATGTAATGATAGTCTGTCCAAAAACTTGCTATTTTGACTTCATTACCATCGATGTCTCTAAAATATAAATCTTTGAGCCTATGCGAAGGAGAAAGTTTAGTAAAAATAATATCTCCTTTACTCGAAGCAGACCCCTTCCTATTAACAGATTCTATTTTATCCACAGGTTTCATCCTTGTATTGGGAGGATAACCATTATTATAGAATAAATGTGCCCCCAAAGATTCAAAAATACTTACGCGCTTCTTAAATTCTTTACCATATGGTATAAGATCTTGGTTAGAGAATGAAACTTCTTTTAAAAGTTTCAATTTTAAATTTTTAACATTAAATCCAAAAAACTTATTACGAGAACCGACAAAATAAATATATTCTCCACTCTTATCCCAGCATATCTTCACTTTATCATCCACAATGCCTAAAAACCCTGAAATGCCAAAAGAAGATAAAGTAGAATTATCTAAGAGTAAACTCTTTTCCTGAGAAGTAAGATCATATAAATAAATTTCAAATTGTTCTCCATCGTCAACAAAAAAAACGAATCTCTCGCCATCAGGAGCCCATTCGACAGAACGATGTCTCCTGTAAGAAGATTTTCTGTCATCCATAGCGAATCTATCTATCACCACTGGT from Candidatus Gorgyraea atricola encodes the following:
- a CDS encoding DEAD/DEAH box helicase, with amino-acid sequence MTQPLRQTNTSFYGLGIAPRILDILDQMKFTVPTPIQHKTIPTAIEGKDIIGVAQTGTGKTLAFAIPIIQRLSQRKGRALILAPTRELAVQVNETFQKIASSFGIKTAVIIGGASMQLQLKALRKNPRILVATPGRLVDHMERRTVLLADVNVLVLDEADRMLDMGFLPQIEKILKFVPRNRQTMLFSATIPGEIVRMAAAHMKLPIHVEVAPSGTTAERIIQELFIVKKSSKRQLLIKLLDRYHGPVLIFSRTKIGAKKIARDLQRMNRRAAEIHSNRSLSQRKEALEGFKSGKYKILVATDIAARGIDVTGIELVINYDLPDDTENYVHRIGRTGRAGHEGRAISFATPEQGSDVKSIERLIKTALPIIEHPEFPKEKFIEESRYHQNPKPYQGSRGKRSRFHGHSRRKHHRKAF
- a CDS encoding Fic family protein encodes the protein MDTKRAGINISQPNKYKAFIPNPLPPKPQLIFDKETIDALSRADTAVGRLSGISEALPNPNLFVAMYVRKEAVLSSQIEGTEASLEDVLEYESGNKPKKLLNDVTEVVNYVKAMNYGLKKIEELPLSLRLIKEIHTELMHGVRGGDRAPGELRKTQNWIGPKGCTLSNARFVPPPPHEMTQALGDLEKYMHSQLSYPLLAECGLMHYQFETIHPFLDGNGRIGRLLITFFLCHKKILKKPLLYLSHYFKQNRLEYYDRLMAVREKGDFESWIKFFLRGVASVAEEACKTSTKIINLKDKDKKMVIETYKESSKAAIFYEKLFDRPIVSIKDIAKIMNITFPTASDVCMKLTKIDVLSEITGKERNKLFVYKEYLDILKQETIT